Sequence from the Rhodohalobacter sp. SW132 genome:
CATTCTTAAAAATATCCAGAAAGATTTTTATGTCTTTTACCGGGTATTCGGACAGGTCAACCTCCTCTTCTCCGTTTACTTTCAACTTAGCTTGTTGCAAGTGAAGTAGCTTTGCAATCTGGTTAAGATTTACACCAATCCTGCAG
This genomic interval carries:
- the mobC gene encoding plasmid mobilization relaxosome protein MobC; translation: CRIGVNLNQIAKLLHLQQAKLKVNGEEEVDLSEYPVKDIKIFLDIFKNVEHHLANMKTLVREVV